A part of Gemmatimonas groenlandica genomic DNA contains:
- a CDS encoding TonB-dependent receptor: MLPNFSRRDVASATVARPAAGRRISPRTVFSLFTPLVVAALAIASVPTRGEAASLAPTAASEAVVNGIVKDTAGAPLSNVQVVVSGANRNALTDERGRFAIEGLPPGVYHLDFIRIGYSAAHEVVTVSASGSPVQVTVTMRVATVRLSSVNVTATPTGTDPLNVTQATVQLSGKELQRALSTSLGQTLSKEPGMSTRFNGPMASTPVIRGLTGERVLVLQDGERAGDLSAGAADHMNAVDPSTAERIEVIRGPASLLYGNNAIGGVVNVISSDIPTSVPGRATGYVLGQGESVTPGGVASVGITVPVGSKLAVTARGGFRHFENMRVGGGASQPNTNGATNQFALGAGTVGGRGSVGVVYRQMGFEYGLPHPAGDDPIRIDGVRRMAALQSTISTGYAPIATLRVDGTSQWYSHNEIEPDGAIGTQFTLNTQTVNVTGRTKVGRMSGAVGVQGLFREYRPVGEEAFVPGSTNNNVAAFVFQELPLSMGASEDHTPRLQIGARYDRFSISTDPGSEAARFGAAQSRAFENMAASLGLSVPVTTDMSLTANVSRGFRAPAVEELFANGYHAAVGTFDVGNAALKPEQSTGFEAGLRAQTPRTFAQFNTYYNLIDKYIVPSATGTQNVDGNSVPLVNFLQRDAAMYGVEGQLETKLVHRLVGGVMGDYVRAKIRNSDDNLPYIPAGRLGASLRYDNGRVSAGGDVRRVFAQEKVSGDDLDVTTDAYTLLDLSATWLFTLKGSQVHSVTMRVDNALDEQYRDATSRIKSYAYNPGRNVSVVYKLLF; encoded by the coding sequence ATGCTGCCGAACTTTTCGCGCCGCGACGTCGCCTCGGCGACCGTCGCGCGTCCGGCCGCGGGCCGTCGTATCAGCCCGCGGACCGTCTTCTCGCTGTTCACCCCTCTGGTGGTAGCCGCGCTCGCGATCGCGAGTGTCCCGACGCGCGGTGAGGCTGCCTCGCTGGCGCCGACCGCCGCCTCCGAGGCCGTGGTGAATGGCATCGTCAAAGACACGGCCGGAGCGCCGCTGTCGAACGTTCAGGTCGTGGTCAGCGGCGCGAACCGCAATGCGCTCACCGACGAGCGGGGTCGCTTCGCCATCGAGGGATTGCCGCCGGGCGTGTATCACCTCGACTTCATTCGCATCGGCTACTCCGCCGCGCATGAAGTCGTGACCGTGAGTGCCAGTGGTTCGCCGGTGCAGGTCACCGTGACGATGCGGGTCGCCACGGTACGACTTTCGAGCGTTAACGTGACCGCGACGCCCACCGGCACCGATCCGCTCAACGTCACACAGGCCACGGTGCAGCTGTCGGGCAAGGAACTGCAGCGCGCCCTGAGCACGTCGCTGGGTCAGACGCTCTCGAAGGAGCCCGGCATGTCGACGCGCTTCAACGGACCGATGGCGTCCACGCCGGTCATTCGCGGTCTCACCGGCGAACGCGTGCTGGTGCTACAAGACGGTGAGCGCGCCGGCGATCTGTCGGCCGGCGCCGCCGATCACATGAACGCGGTCGATCCGAGTACCGCCGAACGCATCGAAGTGATTCGCGGTCCGGCCTCGTTGCTGTACGGCAACAACGCCATCGGCGGCGTGGTGAACGTGATTTCGTCGGACATCCCCACCAGCGTTCCTGGTCGCGCGACCGGCTATGTGCTGGGGCAGGGGGAAAGCGTCACGCCCGGCGGTGTCGCGAGCGTGGGCATCACGGTTCCCGTTGGCTCGAAGCTCGCCGTCACGGCACGTGGTGGGTTCCGCCACTTCGAGAACATGCGCGTGGGCGGCGGCGCTTCGCAGCCGAACACGAATGGTGCGACCAATCAGTTTGCGCTCGGTGCCGGCACGGTCGGCGGGCGCGGGTCGGTCGGTGTGGTGTATCGGCAGATGGGGTTCGAGTACGGCCTGCCGCATCCGGCCGGCGACGACCCCATTCGCATCGATGGCGTGCGACGCATGGCGGCGCTGCAATCCACCATCAGCACCGGCTACGCCCCGATCGCCACGCTGCGCGTGGACGGCACCTCGCAGTGGTACTCGCACAACGAGATCGAGCCGGATGGTGCGATCGGCACGCAGTTCACGCTCAACACGCAGACGGTCAACGTCACCGGACGCACCAAGGTCGGCCGGATGAGCGGCGCGGTCGGTGTGCAAGGACTGTTTCGTGAGTACCGCCCAGTCGGTGAAGAAGCGTTCGTTCCCGGCTCCACCAACAACAACGTAGCCGCGTTCGTCTTTCAAGAGCTACCGCTCAGCATGGGTGCGTCGGAAGACCACACCCCGCGCCTGCAGATCGGTGCGCGCTACGATCGCTTCTCGATTTCCACCGATCCCGGCAGCGAAGCGGCACGTTTCGGCGCCGCGCAGTCCCGCGCCTTCGAGAACATGGCGGCGTCGTTGGGGCTGAGCGTGCCGGTGACCACCGACATGTCGCTCACCGCGAACGTGTCGCGCGGCTTCCGAGCGCCGGCGGTGGAAGAGCTGTTCGCCAACGGCTACCACGCCGCGGTGGGCACCTTCGACGTCGGCAATGCCGCCCTCAAGCCGGAGCAGAGCACGGGCTTCGAAGCGGGACTGCGCGCACAGACACCGCGCACCTTCGCGCAGTTCAACACGTACTACAATCTGATCGACAAGTACATCGTACCCAGCGCCACGGGCACGCAGAATGTCGACGGGAACAGCGTACCCCTGGTCAACTTCCTGCAGCGCGACGCGGCGATGTACGGCGTCGAAGGACAACTTGAAACGAAGCTGGTCCATCGTCTCGTGGGCGGTGTGATGGGAGACTACGTCCGCGCCAAGATCCGCAATAGCGACGACAATCTTCCGTACATTCCCGCCGGCCGTCTTGGCGCGTCACTGCGCTACGACAACGGCCGCGTGTCGGCGGGCGGCGACGTGCGCCGTGTATTCGCGCAGGAGAAGGTGAGCGGCGACGACCTCGACGTGACCACCGATGCCTACACGCTGCTCGATCTGAGCGCGACGTGGCTGTTCACGCTCAAGGGAAGCCAGGTGCACTCGGTCACGATGCGCGTGGACAACGCGTTGGACGAGCAGTATCGCGACGCGACCAGCCGCATCAAGAGTTACGCGTACAATCCGGGACGCAACGTGAGTGTGGTGTATAAGCTGCTGTTTTGA